A DNA window from Plasmodium brasilianum strain Bolivian I chromosome 12, whole genome shotgun sequence contains the following coding sequences:
- a CDS encoding vacuolar fusion protein MON1, with translation MEITYDKGNEINEKKNINPSYVTCITDEREKSVACVIKNDERIINSSCAEDGDFVKNNDTNFYDVRGLDEIKEHYENSFIVNNKYSEELLKIKEPKLVQYNEVYNSNTDDDLEHFFEDNENEKEVSRAMNFKANILLGKEDSNNSNKNSNHINKYSNNNSKNSSNNNNNSNLLGEYDNSFLNVEDEYENFYNNHDFTSSINNEVNVMKMLDPNKKEDSECSFLNDTMSNKSYEQKSLIINKKLTVNMDITHVKEVSNERDDDLSFISNSSNSLIRTNLVDEEGGKEEQKEQVSEGEKDEFKENGNDRFNEEQKDEFKEERKNKFNEEEKNKFNEEEKNKFNEEEKNKFNEEEKNKFNEEEKNKFNEEEKNKFNEEKDAFKEEEKLRNWNKKANSGEDNRLKCRESLNNMSNNSEKDFRIDEIEEKVIFQESDLYSNKNSYEGKGDLGSLKSNKVNILNYFENSESQDNINNSKFLLRKKKVNEDQTTPLWYKHKRHFFIFTYSGKPVFTRYGNEENLTSFYGTLLAIISKIESFTFSDINSDNKTNKKFNETNTKNSLKYIISKNTKVVYLDKEVLCLVCISKVNESNNYIMNILNYMYFQIISLLTKSIDKSFQIKPSFDIRYLLDGADLLMCNLISSCSKNMYSIFDGFEPLPLKQEHRNKIHNLISSFKISNVLLSFLIINDKVIGISISKYTINSMDIIILINMITSMKSFKNAESWTPICLPIYNPKHTSMIETMLLSSGCYDEIVKASNSSPFVLPEIPGIDIIHLCYYIPYLKQYYSSKISHDKIKRIFRVYQKCDDILKDSKLPAQIYIESEYEKFYSIKTNLYHLFLAVPFHVQVNDETINEILRVIATYHKEIFINNIKQITCNSRGSSSCRSSNSRSSCSFILLIVILS, from the exons atggAAATTACATACGACAAaggaaatgaaataaatgaaaagaaaaatataaacccATCTTATGTCACATGCATAACTGATGAACGTGAAAAATCAGTTGCTTGTGTAATTAAAAACGATGAAAGAATTATAAACTCATCTTGTGCTGAAGATGGagattttgtaaaaaataatgatacaaatttttatgatgTAAGAGGCTTAGATGAAATAAAGGAGCATTATGAAAATAGTTTCATTgtgaataataaatattcggAAGAATTACTGAAAATCAAGGAGCCAAAATTAGTACAGTACAATGAAGTATATAATTCAAACACCGATGATGACCttgaacatttttttgaagataatgaaaatgaaaaggaggTAAGTAGAGCCATGAATTTTAAAGCAAATATCCTTTTAGGAAAAGaagatagtaataatagtaataaaaatagtaatcatattaacaaatatagtaataataatagcaaaaatagtagtaataataataacaatagtaactTATTGGGAGAATATGACAATTCCTTCTTAAATGTTGAAgatgaatatgaaaatttttacaataaccATGATTTCACATCttcaataaataatgaagtGAATGTTATGAAAATGCTTGATCCTAATAAGAAGGAAGATTCAGAATGTTCTTTTCTTAACGATACAATGAGCAATAAAAGTTATGAACAAAAGTCCTtgataataaacaaaaagttAACCGTAAATATGGACATTACACATGTGAAAGAAGTGAGTAACGAACGTGATGACGATTTATCCTTTATTAGTAATTCATCGAACAGCTTAATAAGAACCAACCTGGTGGATGAAGAGGGGGGAAAGGAGGAACAAAAGGAGCAGGTCAGTGAAGGAGAGAAGGATGAATTTAAGGAGAATGGGAATGATAGGTTTAATGAAGAACAAAAGGACGAGTttaaagaagaaagaaaaaacaagTTTAACgaagaagagaaaaacaaGTTTAACgaagaagagaaaaacaaGTTTAACGAAGAGGAGAAAAACAAGTTTAACGAAGAGGAGAAAAACAAGTTTAACgaagaagagaaaaacaaGTTTAACGAAGAGGAGAAAAACAAGTTTAACGAAGAGAAGGACGCTTTtaaggaagaagaaaaattaaggaaTTGGAATAAAAAGGCGAATTCAGGAGAAGATAACAGATTAAAATGTAGGGAATCATTAAATAACATGTCGAATAATTCTGAAAAGGATTTTAGAATAGATGAAATTGaagaaaaagtaattttTCAAGAATCAGATTTATACAGTAACAAAAATAGTTATGAAGGAAAAGGTGATCTAGGAAGTTTAAAATCAAACAAAGTGAATattctaaattattttgaaaatagtGAATCTcaagataatataaataattccaaatttttattgagaaaaaagaaagttaaCGAAGATCAAACAACGCCATTATGGTACAAACATAAAAgacacttttttatttttacctatTCAGGAAAGCCTGTTTTTACAAGATAtggaaatgaagaaaatCTTACAAGTTTTTATGGAACTTTACTAGCTATAATATCTAAAATAGAATCATTTACTTTTTCAGATATAAATTCAgacaataaaacaaataaaaaatttaatgagacaaatacaaaaaactcgttaaaatatattataagtaaaaatacgAAAGTAGTTTATTTAGACAAAGAAGTGTTATGCTTAGTATGTATTTCTAAAGTTAATGagagtaataattatattatgaatattttaaattatatgtattttcaaattatatctttattaacAAAGAGTATTGATAAATCATTTCAAATAAAGCCATCTTTTGATATAAGATATTTGTTGGATGGTGCTGATCTACTTATGTGCAATTTAATATCTTCTTGttctaaaaatatgtattccATATTTGATGGTTTTGAGCCTTTACCCTTAAAACAAGAGCATCGTaacaaaatacataatttgaTTTCATCTTTCAAAATTAGTAATGTGCTACTGTCCTTCTTAATTATTAATGATAAAGTTATAGGTATATCAATATCAAAATATACCATAAATTCCATGGATATAATAATCCTCATAAATATGATAACATCAATGAAGTCATTTAAAAATGCGGAATCATGGACCCCCATCTGTTTACCAATTTATAACCCAAA ACATACCTCTATGATTGAAACG ATGTTATTGAGTTCAGGATGTTATGATGAAATTGTAAAAGCGTCAAATAGTTCTCCGTTCGTACTACCTGAAATTCCTGGAATagatattattcatttatgctattatattccatatttaaaacaatatTATAGCTCGAAAATTAGtcatgataaaataaaaagaatttttagaGTATACCAAAAGTGTGATGACATATTAAAAGATTCTAAATTACCTGCACAGATATACATAGAATCCGAGTATGAAAAATTCTACTCCATTAAAACGAATCTTTATCACTTGTTTCTAGCAGTTCCTTTCCATGTTCAAGTTAATGATGAAAccataaatgaaattttaagaGTCATAGCAACGTAtcataaagaaatatttattaataacataAAGCAAATCAC CTGTAATAGTAGAGGTAGTAGTAGTTGTAGAAGCAGCAATAGCAGAAGTAGCTGCAgttttatattgttaattGTTATATTAAGCTAA
- a CDS encoding tryptophan-rich protein → MGDALQASGFYPMHLATPILNKGLNVGKTISGKLDYRTVSNVLLTTTFFILYKIFNRYKNLKIQGQDILYDVTSSQLKETPEMLVEKHLKKIENHKKKVDAAKNWLKDVEKRINEETKKIEVATRSCPAESTRPVKESSHKTVTQEEEIKLDDGTNEKQIIEKGVDKIQKGLKRIEELMEKYDNGSGKVFKDHLGSYRHVVEIPEDKMKEFDEGLELFQEGINLIKDRVKSYPGGEDVDEIKIEFEEQDKGEKRVSSRSRKCNVVEESLSKEQEGTFYDKKSLVEEWIKQIDKMIKKETDKIKEEVAADIIPQAQYIQREEEGKEYNEENKFYAVVEGKSEEWKNWMNDMEKVEWKRFLDLLENHKKKWLQSKEIEWDNWLTNVHYNWIGFINKLEGEFINDKISIWNNWKEKDWKGYIEMEWKRHMKVKWINLVKENDNFWEIKVFYYWDKWHSKKLKEWKSKHWKCDEYEMWIKSEKNIQNDTKFDEWKKRLQKENNEWEKWISEKKDILMDMKWPQWEKWKEYKWKYLNEWLRRVEQEWLNQKPWETWMKERNSLYESHEKEVSM, encoded by the exons atgggAGATGCTTTACAGGCAAGCGGATTTTATCCAATGCATTTAGCTACTcctattttaaataaaggaCTAAATGTTGGCAAAACAATTTCAGGAAAACTTGATTACCGTACAGTTTCTAATGTATTATTAACCACAACctttttcattctttataaaatttttaaccGTTATAAAAATCTAAAA ATACAAGGTCAGGATATACTATATGATGTAACAAGCTCGCAATTAAAAGAAACTCCTGAAATGTTAGTagaaaaacatttaaaaaaaatagaaaatcataaaaaaaaagtagatgCAGCAAAAAATTGGTTAAAAGATgtggaaaaaagaataaacgaagaaacaaaaaagataGAAGTTGCAACAAGAAGTTGTCCAGCTGAATCCACAAGACCCGTAAAAGAATCATCACATAAAACAGTTACCCAAGAAGAAGAGATTAAATTAGATGATGgaacaaatgaaaaacaaataattgaAAAGGGAGTcgataaaatacaaaaagggTTAAAAAGAATTGAAGAACTTAtggaaaaatatgataatggTTCAGGAAAAGTGTTTAAAGACCACTTAGGATCATATCGCCACGTAGTAGAAATACCTGAAGATAAGATGAAAGAATTTGATGAAGGATTAGAATTATTTCAAGAaggaataaatttaattaaagatCGTGTAAAATCCTATCCAGGTGGAGAAGATGTAgacgaaataaaaattgaatttgAAGAACAAGATAAAGGTGAAAAACGTGTTTCTTCACGTTCTCGTAAGTGTAATGTGGTGGAAGAGTCATTATCTAAGGAACAAGAAGGAACATTTTATGACAAGAAGTCTTTAGTAGAAGAATGGATAAAACAAAttgataaaatgataaaaaaggaaacagATAAAATTAAGGAAGAAGTTGCAGCTGATATTATACCACAAGCACAATATATACAGAGAGAAGAAGAGggaaaagaatataatgaggaaaataaatt CTATGCAGTAGTAGAAGGGAAATCTGAGGAATGGAAAAATTGGATGAATGATATGGAAAAAGTTGAATGGAAACGCTTTTTGGATTTATTggaaaatcataaaaaaaaatggcttCAAAGCAAAGAAATTGAATGGGATAATTGGTTGACAAATGTACATTATAATTGGATTggatttattaataaattagaaggagaatttataaatgataaaataagcATTTGGAATAATTGGAAAGAAAAGGATTGGAAAGGATACATAGAAATGGAATGGAAACGTCATATGAAAGTGAAATGGATCAATTTggtaaaagaaaatgataatttttgggaaataaaagttttttattattgggATAAATGGCATAGTAAAAAGTTGAAAGAATGGAAAAGTAAACATTGGAAATGTGATGAATATGAAATGTGGATAaaatcagaaaaaaatatacagaaTGATACAAAGTTTGATGAATGGAAGAAAAGACtacaaaaggaaaataatgaatggGAAAAATGGataagtgaaaaaaaagatatattgaTGGATATGAAATGGCCACAATgggaaaaatggaaagaatacaaatggaaatatttaaatgaatggTTGCGACGGGTTGAACAAGAGTGGTTAAACCAGAAACCATGGGAAACATGGATGAAGGAAAGGAATAGTCTTTATGAATCACATGAAAAAGAGGTATCTATGTAA
- a CDS encoding hypothetical protein (Plasmodium exported protein) has product MEKIILNFKELQVNNKLTNKIQMKIYRFLLFSFESLNEIVYITNNRISPYNDIKKYNEGKNTQLRWQRSLSEGWYCPSDQIVDELNETINDVQHKINRGDICIGTRAYDGDEFNDLRKFFIELIDQLFFSNYNECLDMEKKLYLNSHNLLKEIHENISKDFENRHNLARKHIETYFSDPSLHNQQALELMTGSDITLNINDENLMVNTKKIEKYFAGAKFELHIAQKEEYSTMENNALISDNEKIWKHHTNNLLNIEEHILKYLNLVLHRFPLKYYRDVNTFAVMFQDNAMNILEENLHNTFYTKYVEQMKNSSDNVHINVLPVEFLLYDMIGVLNHSIDHSVHSFFLKLNKVLNGDLKSFIGFFLYLFDREKMKNNMIIKSLRSDINTIGKNEILSNALELFLIEKNDIDISELKIKIFIKNNFKFNGDDKNLKSLEKKIYDNFQEKQLMESFCIIAYQILIRKVVNDYISFVLLLKKAAHKDQPFFKKVVNAFLLKNNDSNLILSKNKYDELLKEYMKVKEDSNFNFNNPSFNDKIKSTLSNIKIEINKFKILNKLLCSLNNEMIKIKDTSRLTPGEKERNKKAIIFYSYLIRELKDQWFY; this is encoded by the exons atggaaaaaataa ttTTAAACTTTAAAGAATTACAAGTAAACAATAAATTAACTAACAAAATTCAAATGAAAATCTACAGATTTTTGCTCTTTTCCTTTGAATCATTG AACGAAATAGTATATATTACCAATAATAGAATTAGTCCATATAATGacataaaaaa ATATAATGAAGGCAAAAACACACAACTGAGATGGCAAAGAAGCTTATCAGAAGGATGGTATTGCCCAAGTGATCAAATTGTAGATGAATTAAATGAAACAATAAATGATGTGcaacataaaattaacagAGGTGATATATGTATTGGGACACGCGCATATGACGGTGATGAATTTAATGATttgagaaaattttttatagaacTAATAgatcaattatttttttcaaattataatgaatgtttagatatggaaaaaaaattgtatttaaATTCACATAATTTATTGAAGGAGATTcatgaaaatatatcaaaagaTTTTGAGAATAGACATAATTTAGCAAGAAAACATATAGAGACGTATTTTTCTGATCCAAGTTTACATAATCAACAAGCATTAGAATTAATGACAGGATCAGATATTACTTTGAATAttaatgatgaaaatttaatggtaaacactaaaaaaatagaaaaatattttgctgGGGCAAAATTCGAGTTACATATTGCACAAAAGGAAGAATATTCGACAATGGAGAACAACGCCTTAATTAgtgataatgaaaaaatatggaaacaTCATACGAATAATCTATTAAATATTGaagaacatattttaaaatatttgaatttaGTTTTACATAGATTTCCTTTGAAATACTATCGTGATGTAAATACTTTTGCAGTTATGTTTCAGGATAATGCAATGAATATCCTTGAAGAAAATTTgcataatacattttatacgAAATATGtagaacaaatgaaaaactCAAGTgataatgtacatataaatgttcTACCAGTtgaatttttactttatgaTATGATTGGTGTACTAAACCATAGTATAGATCATAGTGTTCattcattctttttaaaactaAATAAGGTTTTAAATGGAGACTTAAAATCCTTTATAGgcttctttttatatttgtttgacagagaaaaaatgaaaaataacatGATAATAAAATCCTTAAGAAGTGATATTAATACCATAGGTAAGAATGAAATTTTATCAAATGCTCTTGAATTgtttttaatagaaaaaaatgatattgaCATTTCAGAactgaaaattaaaatttttataaaaaataattttaaatttaatggGGATGATAAAAATCTTAAAtctttagaaaaaaagatttatgATAATTTTCAAGAAAAACAGCTTATGGAatcattttgtattattgCATACCAAATACTTATTAGGAAGGTAGTAAATGATTACATCAGCTTTGTGTTATTACTTAAGAAAGCTGCTCATAAAGATCaaccattttttaaaaaagttgtaaatgcatttttattaaaaaataatgacaGTAATCTCATATTATCGAAAAATAAGTATGACGAGTTATTAAAGGAGTATATGAAAGTTAAAGAAGAtagtaattttaattttaataatccaagttttaatgataaaataaaatcgaccttatcaaatataaaaattgaaataaataagtttaaaattttaaataagttgttatgttcattaaataatgaaatgatTAAAATAAAGGATACTTCTCGACTTACGCCGGGGGAAAAagagagaaataaaaaagccatcatattttatagttATTTAATTAGAGAATTAAAAGATCAATGGTTTTATTAA